A single window of Borreliella afzelii DNA harbors:
- a CDS encoding ParA family protein — translation MKKIAFHIQKGGVGKTTLSGNIASYLSKTKKVILVDCDIQQGSSSTWFLNHEILRLDIKDSLLNKINIDQVLKQIQKNFYILPCVPSGTFRRDVQHKLQDFPYLIDDFCLELEKLGFEFAIFDLSPSFELWERRIILAMCEVITPLTPEFLSLEGINIFKEEFDSLLKSYRKKVKHEKIICNMLNKSFKRHNLHLSQFKTFGYDLYEIGQDAKIAESQLYKKSIFDYYPESKSILELSRLGDALCL, via the coding sequence ATGAAAAAAATAGCATTTCATATTCAAAAAGGTGGCGTTGGAAAAACTACCTTAAGTGGGAATATAGCAAGCTATTTGTCTAAAACAAAAAAAGTTATATTAGTTGATTGTGATATACAGCAAGGAAGTTCTTCTACATGGTTTCTTAATCATGAAATTCTTAGGTTAGACATTAAGGATTCTCTTTTAAATAAGATAAATATAGATCAAGTATTAAAGCAAATACAAAAAAATTTTTATATTTTGCCATGTGTGCCGAGCGGAACTTTTAGAAGAGATGTTCAGCATAAATTACAGGATTTTCCATATTTGATAGATGATTTTTGCTTAGAATTGGAAAAATTGGGATTTGAATTTGCGATTTTTGATTTATCTCCCAGTTTTGAGCTTTGGGAGCGAAGAATTATTCTTGCAATGTGTGAAGTTATTACTCCATTGACTCCAGAATTTTTAAGTCTTGAAGGAATTAATATTTTTAAGGAAGAGTTTGATTCTTTGTTAAAATCTTATAGAAAAAAGGTTAAACACGAGAAGATTATTTGTAATATGCTCAATAAAAGTTTTAAAAGACATAATTTACATTTAAGTCAATTTAAAACTTTTGGATATGATCTTTATGAGATTGGGCAAGATGCTAAAATAGCAGAATCGCAGTTGTATAAAAAGTCGATTTTTGATTATTATCCTGAGAGTAAATCTATCTTAGAACTTTCAAGATTGGGGGATGCTTTATGCCTATAA
- a CDS encoding P12 family lipoprotein: MKKNILAKYILILVSLLSCNISDPNELGNKKTEKKGGGGVLGFIEKIQEESIEGVKQHIEKREKQTMQTASIKPVNVNRNFLYYPQEEIAIKEGALIPSTNEEKRVDKAISDGRLEFDKLVYDENKLKNEFEQLESSFNNVYDKILKLKDAIQTEAHIVGRINHIIKTRPEKREYQNRVRQNQSEERALINLFNQLLEKRGDIEELHTQLDSGLSERASAKYFFEQSQKTLKDAITQRVKSEHRSWSRRTYGGNLTRKANREIDNALEQLKTSSSKIIKAMEIKERIEQLLQEVKSFLASSRSKICFHEIDL, from the coding sequence ATGAAAAAAAATATTTTGGCAAAATACATATTAATATTAGTAAGTTTATTATCATGTAATATAAGTGACCCTAATGAATTAGGAAACAAAAAAACAGAAAAAAAGGGAGGTGGGGGTGTTTTAGGCTTTATAGAGAAAATTCAAGAAGAAAGTATAGAAGGTGTTAAACAACATATAGAAAAAAGAGAAAAACAAACGATGCAGACGGCTTCTATAAAACCTGTTAATGTAAATAGAAATTTTCTATATTATCCTCAAGAAGAAATAGCAATAAAAGAAGGAGCGTTAATTCCAAGTACTAATGAAGAAAAAAGAGTAGATAAAGCAATTAGCGATGGGCGTCTTGAATTTGATAAATTAGTTTATGACGAAAATAAGCTTAAAAATGAATTTGAGCAATTAGAATCTAGTTTTAATAACGTTTATGATAAAATCTTAAAACTTAAAGATGCAATACAAACAGAGGCACATATTGTAGGAAGAATAAACCATATAATAAAAACAAGACCTGAAAAAAGAGAATATCAGAATAGAGTAAGGCAGAATCAGTCAGAAGAACGAGCTCTAATTAATTTGTTCAATCAATTATTAGAAAAGAGAGGCGATATTGAGGAACTTCATACTCAATTAGATAGCGGACTTAGTGAAAGAGCATCTGCAAAATACTTTTTTGAGCAATCCCAAAAAACTTTAAAAGATGCCATTACTCAGAGAGTAAAAAGCGAACATAGAAGTTGGTCAAGAAGAACATATGGTGGTAATTTGACAAGAAAGGCAAATCGTGAAATAGATAATGCTTTAGAACAATTAAAAACTTCTTCTTCTAAGATAATTAAAGCAATGGAAATAAAGGAAAGGATAGAACAACTTCTTCAAGAAGTAAAATCTTTTCTAGCTTCTTCAAGAAGCAAAATCTGCTTTCATGAGATAGATTTGTAA
- a CDS encoding virulence associated lipoprotein — protein MKYHIIASMFVFLFLIACNPDFNTNQKDIKSHSSKKRLKSNKQKLKPKKEVTQNQEVTQNQEVTQNQEVTQNQRMKKTLLNDLKNLIETASADREKYVKKLEEEPANQYGILAFKELFWPTSPNEDIADNTERSKKYRKYVYCTLNAIDTNKLKELSEIILLSAQTGALFNIFKELGNTIDDVIVGLYSKKDALNKLEILDLENLKNSFEKLLSTKTIVSEMLSQLLLDYLNDKNLIKRDNTNLKFHVHTLLKQIVKKSEETEKPKSEIISICDL, from the coding sequence ATAAAATATCATATAATTGCAAGCATGTTTGTCTTTTTATTTTTAATTGCCTGTAACCCAGATTTTAACACTAATCAAAAAGATATAAAGTCTCATTCTAGCAAAAAAAGACTAAAATCCAATAAGCAAAAATTAAAACCTAAAAAAGAAGTAACCCAAAATCAAGAAGTAACCCAAAATCAAGAAGTAACCCAAAATCAAGAAGTAACCCAAAATCAAAGAATGAAAAAAACGCTGCTTAATGATCTAAAAAATTTAATAGAAACGGCTAGCGCAGATAGAGAAAAATATGTAAAAAAATTAGAAGAAGAACCTGCGAACCAATATGGAATATTGGCTTTCAAAGAATTGTTTTGGCCAACATCACCAAATGAAGATATAGCTGATAATACTGAAAGATCTAAAAAATATAGAAAATACGTTTATTGCACCTTAAATGCTATCGATACCAATAAATTAAAGGAACTTTCAGAAATCATACTGTTGTCAGCCCAAACAGGCGCCCTATTTAACATCTTTAAGGAATTAGGAAATACTATTGACGACGTGATTGTTGGCCTATATTCTAAAAAAGACGCTCTAAACAAACTAGAGATTTTAGACTTAGAGAATCTTAAAAATTCATTTGAAAAATTATTATCTACAAAAACAATCGTCTCAGAAATGTTAAGCCAACTTTTATTAGATTATCTAAATGATAAAAATCTTATAAAAAGAGATAACACTAATCTTAAATTTCACGTACATACACTCTTAAAACAAATTGTAAAAAAAAGTGAAGAAACAGAAAAGCCAAAAAGTGAAATAATTTCAATATGCGACCTTTAA
- a CDS encoding plasmid maintenance protein codes for MIIKIRNNVNKNFNNLITLEELIKHNQKNTASNLIELKQSRLKSYLTKKKAIYQRILKVCWAIDLKNKEYYKSNKLRTYSTIEIYNIVNKCLAKDNQKTSIRTLEYDISFLNQVLLITTKLKHLGKDNGSFAFYIQNKNLWKHRFTIIQEAINEEIKEYLKDKKIVSNFSKEIDNAINKTNIKNIKSKSSIADESIADVIPKGIKDTYKIKNSIKIDNKKIKKMPYKEYIASKLVKVHKIEKFQITKILKISNNEKTYINALRNLKLAIEKYNKEYKIEDISNHFIKEFKNKYSKKIWMMNGKTDKINDFNEIWETRFKKTFLNKSSKERYCSNYIRNKKNIPNSDNRISVFFSDHKGLKKINKIKVN; via the coding sequence ATGATAATAAAAATAAGAAATAATGTCAATAAAAATTTTAACAATCTCATAACTTTAGAAGAGCTTATAAAGCACAACCAAAAAAACACAGCCTCTAATTTAATAGAACTAAAGCAATCAAGACTAAAATCATATTTAACTAAAAAAAAGGCCATATACCAAAGAATACTTAAGGTATGCTGGGCAATTGATCTTAAAAACAAAGAATACTATAAATCTAACAAACTTAGAACATATTCTACAATAGAAATATATAATATAGTTAATAAATGTCTTGCAAAAGATAATCAAAAAACATCAATCAGAACTTTAGAATATGATATATCATTTTTAAATCAAGTGCTATTAATAACAACTAAACTAAAACATTTAGGCAAAGATAATGGAAGCTTTGCATTTTATATACAAAATAAAAATCTTTGGAAACACCGTTTTACAATTATTCAAGAAGCAATTAATGAAGAAATCAAAGAATATTTAAAAGATAAAAAAATAGTATCTAATTTCTCTAAAGAAATTGACAATGCTATTAACAAAACTAATATAAAAAATATAAAATCTAAAAGCTCAATTGCAGATGAATCAATTGCAGATGTTATACCTAAAGGTATAAAGGATACATATAAGATAAAGAATTCTATAAAAATAGATAATAAAAAAATAAAGAAAATGCCTTATAAAGAATATATTGCAAGCAAGCTAGTAAAAGTTCATAAAATAGAAAAATTTCAAATAACAAAAATATTAAAAATAAGCAACAATGAAAAAACTTACATAAATGCATTAAGAAACTTAAAGCTAGCAATAGAAAAATATAATAAAGAATACAAAATTGAAGACATTTCAAATCATTTTATAAAAGAGTTTAAAAATAAATATAGTAAAAAAATATGGATGATGAACGGAAAGACCGATAAAATAAATGACTTTAATGAAATTTGGGAAACAAGATTTAAGAAAACGTTCTTAAATAAAAGTTCAAAAGAAAGATATTGTAGTAACTATATAAGAAACAAAAAGAATATTCCTAATTCCGATAACAGAATAAGTGTGTTTTTTTCCGATCATAAAGGTCTTAAAAAGATAAACAAAATTAAAGTTAATTAA
- a CDS encoding DUF5425 family lipoprotein, which produces MNKKFAISLLSTISAFLLVLGCDLSSNDAENKMDDISNLEKKYLDNLNYGCLSENEARIQNSQIKLDVNNGIRRSYSSRETNVSNSYSKTHSSCKTKSK; this is translated from the coding sequence ATGAATAAAAAATTTGCTATTTCATTATTATCTACAATATCAGCCTTCTTATTGGTATTAGGCTGTGATTTATCAAGCAATGATGCTGAAAATAAAATGGATGATATTTCTAATTTAGAAAAGAAATATCTAGATAATTTGAATTATGGATGTTTAAGTGAAAATGAAGCTAGAATTCAAAATTCTCAAATTAAATTAGATGTAAATAATGGCATAAGGCGTTCTTATTCTTCTAGAGAAACCAATGTTTCAAATTCCTATAGTAAAACCCATTCATCTTGCAAGACAAAATCAAAATGA
- a CDS encoding transposase, translated as MLDICSLWKITLNEFNHDKDHIHLLLEFTPNIQPSKFINNLKTVSSRLIRKKYSTYLDKYY; from the coding sequence ATACTTGATATATGTTCTTTATGGAAAATAACCCTTAATGAATTCAACCATGATAAGGATCATATTCATTTACTACTAGAATTTACCCCCAATATTCAACCTTCTAAATTTATCAATAATCTAAAAACAGTATCTTCAAGGCTTATAAGGAAAAAATATTCTACTTATTTGGATAAATATTATTAG
- the tnpA gene encoding IS200/IS605 family transposase, whose product MRIFSINYHLILVTKYRHKCINAELSFSLYQIILNICSLWKITLNEFNHDKDHIHLLLEFTPNIQPSKFINNLKTVSSRLIRKKYSTYLDKYYWKPYFWSGSYCLISTGGASIDIIKKYIQNQNKSIY is encoded by the coding sequence CTGCGTATATTCTCTATTAATTATCACCTAATATTAGTTACTAAATATAGGCATAAATGCATAAATGCCGAGCTTTCATTTTCTCTTTACCAAATAATACTTAATATATGTTCTTTATGGAAAATAACCCTTAATGAATTCAACCATGATAAGGATCATATTCATTTACTACTAGAATTTACCCCCAATATTCAACCTTCTAAATTTATCAATAATCTAAAAACAGTATCTTCAAGGCTTATAAGGAAAAAATACTCTACTTATTTAGATAAATATTATTGGAAACCTTATTTTTGGTCTGGAAGTTATTGTCTTATTTCTACTGGAGGAGCTTCTATTGATATCATCAAAAAATATATTCAAAATCAAAATAAATCTATCTATTAA
- a CDS encoding complement regulator-acquiring protein has translation MKKNKLNIVKLNIITAILTSICISCAPLDNVNPNKLKSHTNPRKLKKTKSHTNSKNLAENNQNLKNESQNPKYSNQNSQEKILLSKLEKIDKDLKDQKKQEDIQIANIDAQDDFLETFKLQQDEVFMHITKMILKRIIYSSLNYEKEKILLLKEILEKLDNNAQNRKIARTFLETSRDIQLLIEKIHSINIEDISKKEAEKLLENRERSLKAKQNFAKTLSATIDAYSKDFNNLKTNLKNLATHIKDKYYHISLYLTE, from the coding sequence TTGAAAAAAAATAAATTAAATATCGTTAAGCTTAACATTATTACAGCAATATTAACATCAATTTGTATATCATGTGCACCTCTTGACAACGTTAATCCAAACAAGCTAAAAAGCCATACCAATCCTAGAAAGCTAAAAAAAACAAAAAGCCATACCAATTCAAAAAATCTAGCAGAAAATAATCAAAATCTTAAAAATGAATCTCAAAATCCAAAATATTCAAATCAAAACTCTCAAGAAAAAATCTTACTCTCAAAATTAGAAAAAATTGATAAAGATCTGAAAGATCAAAAAAAACAAGAAGATATACAAATAGCTAATATTGATGCACAAGATGATTTTCTAGAAACTTTTAAACTTCAACAAGATGAGGTTTTTATGCACATTACAAAAATGATATTAAAAAGAATAATTTACTCATCCTTAAATTACGAAAAAGAAAAAATATTGCTATTAAAAGAAATTCTTGAAAAACTTGATAACAATGCGCAAAACCGAAAAATAGCTCGTACGTTTCTTGAAACATCTAGAGATATTCAGCTTCTAATAGAAAAAATACATTCAATCAACATAGAAGATATAAGCAAAAAAGAAGCCGAAAAGCTACTAGAAAATAGGGAACGTAGTTTAAAAGCAAAACAAAATTTTGCAAAAACATTAAGCGCAACCATTGACGCTTATAGTAAAGATTTCAACAACCTTAAAACCAATCTAAAAAATCTAGCAACTCACATAAAAGATAAATACTACCATATTTCTCTTTATCTAACCGAATAA
- a CDS encoding ferrous iron transporter A, translated as MKIKSKCLALGLLFGFISCDLFIRDEIKEKSLGLCDEESSILETGDKSVKKSLNKKGKDKVARKKVEGNAVKKDPFNHHVKRESVNNSNLSQKNVISEEEILKTKLLRERPETRKEEIQKQQDEHKRMLQGSLSFLSGESGELKDTIESNEIDFTIDSDLRLKSDLQAISGSNSISYTDEIEEEDYDQYSLEEDYYYDEETRLSNRYESYLEGVKYNVSSAIKTIVKIYDNYTLLSTKQTQMYSTRLDNLAKAKAREEAKKFTKEELEKDLKTLLNYIQVSARTATNFVYAREIYSKRKLDAIETEIKNLILKIKGQSDLYEAYKAIVRSILLMKDSLKIIEIVIDKNGVWY; from the coding sequence ATGAAAATTAAAAGTAAATGCTTAGCTTTGGGATTACTTTTTGGTTTTATCAGTTGTGATTTATTCATAAGAGATGAAATAAAAGAGAAATCTCTTGGCTTGTGTGATGAGGAAAGTTCTATTTTAGAGACCGGTGACAAATCTGTTAAAAAGTCTCTTAATAAGAAAGGCAAAGATAAGGTTGCTAGAAAGAAAGTTGAAGGTAATGCTGTTAAAAAAGACCCGTTTAATCATCATGTAAAGAGGGAGTCTGTTAATAATAGTAATCTATCACAAAAAAATGTGATATCGGAAGAAGAAATTTTGAAAACTAAATTATTAAGAGAACGACCTGAGACTAGAAAAGAAGAAATACAAAAACAGCAAGATGAGCATAAAAGGATGCTTCAAGGAAGTTTAAGTTTTCTTAGTGGTGAAAGTGGTGAATTGAAGGATACTATTGAAAGCAATGAAATTGATTTTACTATAGATTCTGATTTAAGACTGAAGAGTGATTTACAAGCTATTTCAGGCTCAAATTCTATTTCATATACTGATGAAATAGAAGAAGAAGATTATGATCAGTATTCTTTAGAAGAAGATTATTATTATGATGAGGAAACAAGATTAAGTAATAGATATGAATCTTATCTAGAGGGTGTTAAATATAATGTAAGTTCAGCAATTAAAACAATTGTTAAGATATATGATAATTATACCTTACTTTCAACAAAGCAAACCCAAATGTATTCTACACGTCTTGACAACCTTGCTAAAGCCAAAGCTAGAGAAGAAGCTAAAAAGTTTACAAAAGAAGAACTTGAAAAAGATCTTAAGACCTTATTGAACTATATTCAAGTGAGTGCAAGGACTGCGACAAATTTTGTATATGCAAGAGAAATATATTCAAAAAGAAAATTAGATGCCATTGAAACAGAAATAAAAAATTTAATTTTAAAGATCAAAGGACAATCTGATTTATACGAGGCATATAAAGCAATAGTAAGGTCAATCTTATTAATGAAAGATTCTCTTAAAATAATCGAAATAGTCATTGATAAGAATGGTGTTTGGTACTAA